DNA from Onychomys torridus chromosome 1, mOncTor1.1, whole genome shotgun sequence:
ATCTACCTCTCTCATGAGACTGTGCGGTGGCAGTGTCCTACAAAGCtacaacaaaaacctcagagtGCCCCATGCTGAGGTAGTTTTGATGAACAGTTCTGGACTGCTAACATAGGCCGTGGTACCAGGAAGGCTTTAGCAGAGTGGAagatggtgcccaatgtggggtgGTACCTCAAGGCTCTCACAGTCAAAGGCACACGTTTCAGTTCTTCTTAAACACAGTTTTCTTTCGGACTCTTTATTTATTATCCCaagtaagaaaaaatttaaaataaataaataagataaatacccataataaataaaaagaaatccaaaatgatatatCCCCAGCATCAGGAAGATTCAGGAAGCATAGCTGGGGCTTCGGCCCTGCAAAGGCCCCACCATGCTCAGTGGGTCAGAGGAGCCCACGTCTGGGGGCTCTGGCGCCAGGAACCCTGGTAGTTcctggggctggtgagacagGCCTGGTACAGGCAGGAAGCGCACAGGTCCCCAGGATGCTGGGTCCTGGTTTGAAGAGTCCCTCTGGGGCAGGCGCAGGGGCAGGCCATGGGCTTCCGACTGGTACACATTGTACCCATCCTCAAGGAGCAGCTCCCTGAAGCTGCAGGCCCGGGGATCAAAGAGAGGCTGGAGGACAAAGGAAAGAGCCAGTGACCCACAGCACATTTCCATTTGCCAAGCCCTGACCCAAGGTCCAGCCCCAGACTCCTCGGTCAGACCCTGGGTCCAGACCTGAGCCAACTCCCCTCACACCTGGGGTTCCGGCCCCGGCTCCTCCCtcaatttttctgtatttagGTTGGCAGTCTGCCCACCACCTTCAATCATATCACTTATTCGTCATGGGTACCAGACTGTCCCACTGTCAGCAGGAGCAGAGCCTGTGAGAGTTCATGTGGTCACGTACAGGGTTACAGTCCTGACACCTGGCCTCTTGGAAGGCCAGCCTGCCTTTCACAGGACTTGAACCAGTGGTGATCTGCCTGGGCCTAGTTTTCTCCCTTTGCAAACACAGACAATAGGACCATGGCCAAGGGAGAATGCAGCTCTGAGAGAGGAACAGAATGGGACTCACCGATCCGTACAGGGTTCCATCGGGCTGTTGGCAAAGAAACCTAGAAGCCTTGATACCCAGTATTTGA
Protein-coding regions in this window:
- the Fgf21 gene encoding fibroblast growth factor 21, translated to MDWMKSRVGVLGLWVPLLAVFLLGVCQAHPIPDSSPLLQFGGQVRQRHLYTDDDQDIEAHLEIREDGTVVGATHRSPESLLELKALKPGVIQILGIKASRFLCQQPDGTLYGSPLFDPRACSFRELLLEDGYNVYQSEAHGLPLRLPQRDSSNQDPASWGPVRFLPVPGLSHQPQELPGFLAPEPPDVGSSDPLSMVGPLQGRSPSYAS